Proteins from one Doryrhamphus excisus isolate RoL2022-K1 chromosome 19, RoL_Dexc_1.0, whole genome shotgun sequence genomic window:
- the ddx1 gene encoding ATP-dependent RNA helicase DDX1 has translation MAAFSEMGVMPEIAQAVEEMDWLLPTDIQAESIPLILGGGDVLMAAETGSGKTGAFSIPVIQIVHETLTDQLEGKKSRASIKTGGSVFNNWQMNPYDRSAAFAIGPDGFCCQSREFKEWHGCRSTKGVVTKGKYYYEVTCHDQGLCRVGWSTSQAALDLGTDKYGFGFGGTGKKSNNKQFDSYGEEFTMHDTIGCYLDLDKAQISFSKNGNDLGLAFEIPQQMKNQPFFASCVLKNAELKFNFGGEAFKYPPKSGFVALDQAPEGQTAKSSQTGSAKVSQAKVSANAPKALIIEPSKELAEQTLNNVTQFKKYVANPKLRELLVIGGMAAKEQLAALEQGVDIVVGTPGRLDDLISTGKLSLSQVRFLVLDECDGLLSAGYTDFINRIHNQIPQVTSDGKRLQVIVCSATLHSFDVKKLSERIMHFPTWVDLKGEDSVPETVHHVVVPVNPKADHLWERLGKNHIRTDEVHAKDNTRPGTNSAEMWSEAIKVLKGEYTVKAIKEHKMDQAIIFCRTKIDCDNMEQYFIQQGGGPDSKNHQFSCVCLHGDRKPNERKYNLECFKRKEVRLLICTDVAARGIDIRGVPYVINVTLPDEKQNYVHRIGRVGRAERMGLAISLVAMEKEKVWYHVCPNRGRGCYNTRLKQDGGCTIWYNEKELLSEIEEHLKCTITQCEPDIKVPVDDFDGKVTYGQRRALGGGNYKGHVDVLAPTVQELASLETQAQSSFLRLAYSPNQLFKAF, from the exons ATGGCAGCCTTTTCTG AAATGGGCGTTATGCCCGAAATCGCCCAAGCTGTGGAGGAAATGGACTGGTT GCTTCCTACTGACATCCAAGCTGAGTCAATTCCCTTGATTCTAGGCGGAGGAGATGTCCTGATG GCTGCAGAAACCGGTAGCGGTAAGACAGGA GCATTCAGCATTCCTGTCATCCAGATTGTGCATGAAACGCTGACTGATCAACTGGAGGGCAAAAAGAGTAGAGCCAGCATCAAAACTGGTGGAAGTG TTTTCAACAACTGGCAGATGAATCCTTACGACCGCAGCGCTGCCTTTG caATCGGGCCAGATGGATTCTGTTGCCAGAGCAGAGAGTTTAAAGAATGGCACGGCTGCCGCTCCACAAAGGGCGTCGTTACCAAAG GGAAGTACTACTACGAGGTGACCTGTCATGACCAGGGGCTGTGTCGCGTGGGCTGGTCCACCAGCCAGGCAGCCCTTGACTTGG GGACTGATAAATACGGGTTTGGCTTTGGCGGAACTGGGAAGAAATCAAACAATAAGCAATTTGACAGCTATGGCGAG GAGTTCACCATGCATGACACCATTGGATGCTACCTAGACCTGGACAAGGCCCAAATTTCCTTCTCCAAAAATG GAAATGATCTGGGTTTGGCTTTCGAGATCCCCCAGCAAATGAAGAATCAGCCCTTCTTTGCCTCCTGTGTGCTCAAG AACGCAGAGCTCAAGTTCAACTTTGGCGGTGAAGCCTTCAAGTATCCGCCCAAGAGCGGTTTCGTAGCCTTGGATCAGGCTCCAGAGGGCCAGACTGCCAAGTCTTCACAGACAG GCAGCGCCAAGGTCAGCCAGGCCAAAGTGTCCGCCAACGCACCCAAAGCTCTCATCATCGAACCGTCGAAAGAGCTGGCCGAGCAGACCCTCAATAACGTCACGCAGTTCAAGAAATACGTGGCCAACCCCAAGCTCAG GGAGCTGCTGGTGATCGGTGGCATGGCTGCCAAAGAACAACTGGCTGCTCTGGAGCAAGGC GTGGACATCGTGGTGGGAACCCCCGGCAGACTGGACGACCTCATATCCACCGGGAAACTCAGCCTGTCCCAAGTCCGTTTCCTTGTCCTGGATGAATGT GACGGCCTCCTGTCAGCGGGATATACAGACTTCATCAACAGGATCCATAATCAGATCCCTCAGGTGACGTCCGATGGCAAACGTCTGCAG GTGATCGTGTGCTCGGCCACGCTGCACTCCTTCGACGTGAAGAAGTTGTCGGAGCGCATCATGCATTTTCCTACTTGGGTGGATCTGAAGGGCGAGGACTCGGTGCCCGAGACTGTCCATCATGTGGTGGTGCCCGTCAACCCCAAGGCGGACCACCTCTGGGAGCGCCTGGGAAAGAACCACATCAGG ACGGATGAGGTCCACGCCAAAGATAACACCAGGCCAGGCACCAATTCAGCAG AAATGTGGTCCGAGGCTATCAAGGTACTGAAGGGCGAGTACACGGTGAAAGCCATCAAGGAGCACAAAATGGACCAGGCCATCATCTTCTGCCGCACCAAGATCGACTGTGACAACATGGAGCAGTACTTCATCCAGCAGGGAGGAG GTCCAGACAGTAAAAACCACCAGTTTTCCTGCGTTTGTCTCCATGGTGATCGGAAGCCCAATGAGAGGAAGTATAACTTGGAGTGCTTCAAG AGGAAGGAAGTCAGACTCCTGATCTGCACAGACGTCGCCGCCAGAGGGATCGACATACGCGGCGTTCCCTACG TGATTAACGTCACCCTACCCGATGAGAAGCAGAACTACGTCCACCGTATTGGCCGCGTGGGCCGAGCAGAGAG AATGGGTTTGGCCATCTCCTTGGTTGCTATGGAGAAGGAGAAG GTGTGGTACCATGTCTGTCCCAACCGAGGCAGAGGCTGCTACAACACCCGACTGAAGCAGGATGGAGGCTGCACTATCTGGTACAACGAGAAAGAG CTCCTGTCGGAAATTGAGGAGCACCTCAAGTGCACCATCACCCAATGCGAGCCGGACATCAAGGTACCGGTGGACGACTTTGATGGAAAGGTCACGTACGGCCAACGCAGGGCACTGGGAG GTGGCAACTACAAGGGTCACGTGGACGTGCTGGCCCCCACGGTGCAAGAGCTGGCCAGCCTGGAGACGCAGGCCCAGTCGTCTTTTCTCCGTTTGGCGTACTCGCCCAACCAGCTCTTTAAAGCCTTCTGA